The proteins below come from a single Miscanthus floridulus cultivar M001 chromosome 1, ASM1932011v1, whole genome shotgun sequence genomic window:
- the LOC136483153 gene encoding OVARIAN TUMOR DOMAIN-containing deubiquitinating enzyme 5-like, with protein sequence MEETLAVESAADETASVQAPQRKEETLEEVLSRHRKEKSKLQDKETSLKKAAAKGSKAEQKAKKKQVEEEITRLSRELEANHAAELASFGYKPSGSSEKGNLDNLVKAIAGVSVSSNSDSTKPSKGARRREKKAKKEAAREQWIQEEQSNLVSDRVLENEKLERKLEPLGLTIQEIKPDGHCLYRAVENQLLLHSNGAAQYSYQDLRQMAAKYMREHAADFLPFYLAESKADIGPDPMESFEKYCEEMESTAAWGGQLELGALTHCLKRHIVVYSGSFPDVEMGKEYKSRSGGSGAGDPSIRLSFHRHAYGLGEHYNSVIPAESS encoded by the exons ATGGAGGAAACCCTAGCCGTCGAATCCGCCGCCGACGAGACGGCGTCCGTGCAGGCGCCTCAGCGGAAGGAAGAGACGCTCGAGGAGGTGCTCTCGAGGCACAG GAAAGAGAAATCAAAACTCCAGGATAAGGAAACAAGCCTCAAGAAAGCTGCTGCAAAAGGAAGCAAAGCTGAGCAGAAGGCAAAGAAAAAGCAGGTAGAGGAAGAGATTACACGCCTCTCAAGGGAGTTAGAGGCGAATCATGCTGCAGAGCTTGCTTCCTTTGGGTACAAACCCTCTGGCAGCTCAGAGAAGGGAAACCTTGACAACTTAGTGAAGGCCATAGCTGGTGTTTCAGTTTCCAGCAATTCGGATTCCACAAAGCCCAGCAAGGGAGCACGACGGCGAGAGAAGAAGGCGAAGAAGGAAGCTGCTCGAGAGCAGTGGATCCAAGAAGAACAAAGCAATCTCGTGAGCGACCGCGTGCTAGAAAACGAGAAGCTTGAAAGGAAGCTTGAGCCCTTGGGGCTGACCATTCAAGAGATAAAGCCGGACGGTCACTGCCTGTACCGTGCTGTCGAAAACCAGCTATTGCTCCATTCCAATGGAGCTGCACAGTACAGTTACCAGGACCTACGGCAAATGGCAGCCAAGTACATGAGGGAGCACGCTGCTGATTTCCTCCCGTTTTACTTAGCGGAAAGCAAGGCCGATATTGGACCAGATCCCATGGAGAGCTTCGAGAAGTACTGCGAGGAGATGGAATCCACTGCAGCTTGGGGTGGGCAGCTCGAACTTGGTGCGCTGACCCACTGCCTGAAGAGACATATCGTGGTCTACTCTGGCTCCTTCCCGGACGTGGAGATGGGCAAAGAATACAAATCTAGATCTGGAGGTAGTGGTGCCGGTGATCCAAGCATCAGGCTGTCGTTTCACAGGCACGCCTATGGTCTCGGCGAGCACTACAACTCGGTGATTCCAGCCGAATCATCTTAA
- the LOC136483274 gene encoding uncharacterized protein isoform X2, producing MDQEAKDSRPSRSPSEPNLFLQWGSRKRLRCVKTRDDGSPSPSPSEGLRRAIPRAPRPLLGADIATFRSPRRPSTLNRRKLNSLVNDYKHSMALSPEKDRYYTTRGSPFPFDGNGFDFGSITEEKGTTALPRFFIALSNKEKEEDFMAMKGCKLPQRPKKRPKLMQKCLLMVSPGAWLSDLSHERYEVREKKSSKKRARGLKALSMESDSE from the exons ATGGATCAGGAGGCGAAGGACTCGAGGCCCTCAAGGTCTCCCAGCGAGCCAAACCTCTTCCTGCAATGGGGCAGCCGGAAGAGGCTGCGATGCGTCAAGACGCGTGATGACGGCTCACCATCGCCGTCGCCATCTGAAGGTCTGAGACGTGCCATACCCCGTGCTCCTCGACCCCTCCTTGGAGCTGACATTGCGACATTTCGTTCACCACGGCGCCCTAGCACTCTTAACCGCAG GAAATTAAATTCACTGGTGAATGATTACAAGCACTCGATGGCGCTATCGCCAGAGAAGGACAGGTATTACACAACGAGGGGTTCACCATTTCCCTTCGATGGAAATGGGTTCGACTTTGGTAGCATAACAGAGGAGAAAGGAACCACTGCGTTGCCAAGATTCTTCATTGCATTGTCAaacaaggagaaggaggaggacttCATGGCAATGAAGGGCTGCAAGCTGCCACAGCGGCCAAAGAAGAGGCCCAAGTTGATGCAGAAGTGCTTGCTT ATGGTGAGCCCAGGAGCCTGGTTATCAGATTTGTCGCATGAGAGATATGAAGTCAGAGAGAAGAAGAGTTCTAAAAAG AGAGCTAGAGGCTTGAAGGCTTTGAGCATGGAGAGTGATTCAGAATAG
- the LOC136483274 gene encoding uncharacterized protein isoform X1, whose translation MDQEAKDSRPSRSPSEPNLFLQWGSRKRLRCVKTRDDGSPSPSPSEGLRRAIPRAPRPLLGADIATFRSPRRPSTLNRSRKLNSLVNDYKHSMALSPEKDRYYTTRGSPFPFDGNGFDFGSITEEKGTTALPRFFIALSNKEKEEDFMAMKGCKLPQRPKKRPKLMQKCLLMVSPGAWLSDLSHERYEVREKKSSKKRARGLKALSMESDSE comes from the exons ATGGATCAGGAGGCGAAGGACTCGAGGCCCTCAAGGTCTCCCAGCGAGCCAAACCTCTTCCTGCAATGGGGCAGCCGGAAGAGGCTGCGATGCGTCAAGACGCGTGATGACGGCTCACCATCGCCGTCGCCATCTGAAGGTCTGAGACGTGCCATACCCCGTGCTCCTCGACCCCTCCTTGGAGCTGACATTGCGACATTTCGTTCACCACGGCGCCCTAGCACTCTTAACCGCAG CAGGAAATTAAATTCACTGGTGAATGATTACAAGCACTCGATGGCGCTATCGCCAGAGAAGGACAGGTATTACACAACGAGGGGTTCACCATTTCCCTTCGATGGAAATGGGTTCGACTTTGGTAGCATAACAGAGGAGAAAGGAACCACTGCGTTGCCAAGATTCTTCATTGCATTGTCAaacaaggagaaggaggaggacttCATGGCAATGAAGGGCTGCAAGCTGCCACAGCGGCCAAAGAAGAGGCCCAAGTTGATGCAGAAGTGCTTGCTT ATGGTGAGCCCAGGAGCCTGGTTATCAGATTTGTCGCATGAGAGATATGAAGTCAGAGAGAAGAAGAGTTCTAAAAAG AGAGCTAGAGGCTTGAAGGCTTTGAGCATGGAGAGTGATTCAGAATAG